A single Haloglycomyces albus DSM 45210 DNA region contains:
- the purU gene encoding formyltetrahydrofolate deformylase — MSSHFILTLSCPDRIGIVHAVSGFLSQRLANIVDSQQFSDPDSARFFMRVEFELDTGVNADELSVAFHTIAQSYDMEWNLADRAHRPRVLIMASKQGHCLNDLLYRFRIGALHGEVAAVVSNHPDWEELVESHEVDFHHIPVTSESKEESEEELLNLVDSYDIDVVVLARYMQIISPRLCDKLPGRIINIHHSFLPSFKGARPYHQAHARGVKLIGATCHYVTADLDEGPIIDQEVARVNHTATPEGLTAAGRDLESTCLARGLAAHLDHRILLNGHKTVVFG; from the coding sequence ATGAGCAGCCACTTTATTCTCACTCTGTCCTGCCCTGACCGTATCGGCATCGTCCATGCGGTATCGGGGTTTCTGAGTCAACGCCTCGCCAACATCGTCGATTCGCAACAGTTCTCCGATCCCGACAGCGCGCGATTCTTTATGCGGGTGGAATTCGAACTCGACACGGGCGTGAATGCGGATGAGCTGTCGGTAGCGTTCCATACCATCGCGCAAAGCTACGACATGGAGTGGAATCTGGCGGATCGAGCGCACCGTCCGCGTGTCCTGATCATGGCGTCCAAACAAGGACACTGCCTGAACGACCTGCTCTATCGATTCCGAATCGGTGCCCTGCACGGCGAGGTGGCCGCCGTGGTGTCCAACCACCCCGACTGGGAGGAATTGGTGGAGTCGCATGAGGTGGACTTCCACCATATTCCGGTAACAAGTGAATCCAAGGAGGAGTCCGAGGAAGAACTACTCAACCTCGTGGACTCCTACGACATCGACGTGGTGGTGCTGGCACGGTACATGCAGATCATTTCCCCGCGACTGTGCGACAAGCTGCCGGGCCGAATCATCAATATTCACCATTCGTTCCTGCCCAGTTTCAAAGGTGCCCGCCCGTACCACCAGGCCCACGCCCGGGGAGTCAAACTGATCGGGGCGACCTGCCACTACGTGACCGCCGACCTGGACGAAGGACCGATCATCGATCAAGAGGTCGCCCGGGTCAACCACACCGCCACCCCAGAGGGTCTGACCGCTGCCGGTCGCGACCTGGAGTCAACCTGCCTGGCCCGCGGACTGGCCGCCCACTTGGACCATCGGATCCTGTTGAACGGTCACAAGACCGTGGTATTCGGTTGA
- the dxr gene encoding 1-deoxy-D-xylulose-5-phosphate reductoisomerase: protein MTAQPDRFRVTALGAGGSRPRLLAEQAMAVEPDYVGIADAEREADFRAAYRQLGGTRVPDIVSGPEAMTELARIPCHTVVNGIDGSIGLEPTLATLEAGHRLALANKESLIAGGSLVAQRARPGQIIPVDSEHSALAQALRSGEADEVERLIVTASGGPFRGRGRDELHHVTVDDALAHPTWAMGPVITINSATMVNKALEVIEAHELFHIPYDRIDVTVHPQSVIHSMVEFCDGSTIAQASPPDMHLPIAHALAWPHRVKHAARPVDWSNAHTWTFEPLDGDAFPAVELAKFVGGRGGVYPAIFNAANEEAVSAFRKGEIPFLGIVDTVAAVVERAPDYAPPRDVADVLEAERWARTEAQQALAAVGPR from the coding sequence ATGACCGCCCAACCGGACCGTTTCCGTGTGACAGCACTCGGTGCGGGCGGTTCGCGGCCCCGGCTCCTTGCCGAACAGGCGATGGCGGTGGAACCGGATTACGTCGGTATCGCCGATGCCGAGCGTGAAGCGGATTTCCGTGCGGCCTACCGTCAACTGGGCGGTACGCGGGTACCCGACATCGTCAGTGGGCCCGAGGCCATGACCGAGCTGGCGCGTATCCCCTGCCATACGGTGGTCAACGGCATCGACGGTTCGATCGGGCTGGAACCGACCTTGGCGACCTTGGAAGCCGGACATCGCCTGGCGTTGGCCAACAAAGAGTCCCTGATCGCCGGGGGTTCACTTGTCGCGCAACGCGCACGGCCCGGGCAGATCATCCCGGTCGACTCCGAACACTCGGCCCTGGCGCAGGCGTTGCGGTCAGGAGAAGCCGACGAAGTCGAGAGATTGATCGTGACGGCGTCCGGCGGGCCCTTCCGAGGACGCGGTCGCGACGAACTACACCATGTCACCGTGGACGACGCACTGGCCCACCCCACCTGGGCCATGGGGCCCGTGATCACGATCAATTCGGCGACCATGGTCAATAAGGCCCTCGAAGTCATCGAGGCGCATGAGCTGTTCCACATTCCCTACGACCGCATCGACGTGACCGTCCATCCGCAGTCGGTCATCCATTCCATGGTGGAATTCTGTGACGGCTCCACGATCGCCCAAGCCTCACCGCCGGATATGCACCTACCGATCGCACACGCCCTCGCCTGGCCACATCGCGTCAAACACGCCGCACGTCCGGTGGACTGGAGCAACGCACACACCTGGACATTCGAACCCCTGGACGGCGACGCCTTTCCAGCCGTCGAGCTGGCCAAGTTCGTCGGCGGCCGCGGGGGAGTGTATCCCGCGATCTTCAACGCGGCGAATGAGGAAGCCGTATCGGCGTTTCGCAAGGGCGAGATACCGTTCCTGGGGATCGTGGACACCGTGGCCGCGGTTGTGGAACGCGCTCCCGATTACGCGCCACCACGTGACGTCGCGGATGTTCTGGAGGCGGAACGATGGGCTCGTACCGAAGCGCAACAGGCTTTGGCGGCGGTTGGGCCACGATAA
- the ispG gene encoding flavodoxin-dependent (E)-4-hydroxy-3-methylbut-2-enyl-diphosphate synthase — MTAVELGLPGKKEKIEPISERRKTRQLNVGGVLVGGGAPVSVQSMTTARTADIGSTLQQIAELTASGCQIVRVACPTQEDADALKVIAAKSQIPVIADIHFNPKYVFAAIEAGCAAVRVNPGNIKKFDDKVGEIAKAAKNAGTPIRIGVNAGSLDKRLLEKYGKATPEALVESALWEASLFEEHNFYDIKISVKHHDPVVMVKAYQQLSEACDYPLHLGVTEAGPAFQGTVKSSAAFGALLSQGIGDTIRVSLSAPPAEEVKVGLQILESLGLRERGLEIVSCPSCGRAQVDVYKLAEEVTAGLEGLPVPLRVAVMGCVVNGPGEARDADLGVASGNGKGQIFVKGEVIRTVPESQIVETLIEEAVKIADEYGADLPDELKELAGPQVDVH, encoded by the coding sequence ATGACTGCTGTAGAACTGGGTCTGCCCGGTAAGAAGGAAAAGATCGAGCCGATATCCGAGCGCCGTAAGACCAGGCAGCTCAACGTCGGTGGAGTTTTGGTCGGTGGCGGTGCCCCGGTCAGCGTGCAATCGATGACCACAGCGCGGACCGCCGACATCGGATCGACCTTGCAGCAAATCGCCGAGCTGACCGCCAGCGGGTGCCAGATTGTGCGCGTCGCCTGTCCCACACAGGAGGACGCGGACGCATTGAAGGTTATCGCCGCTAAATCGCAGATCCCGGTGATCGCCGATATTCACTTCAATCCCAAATACGTGTTCGCCGCCATTGAAGCGGGCTGTGCGGCGGTGCGAGTCAATCCGGGAAACATTAAAAAGTTCGACGACAAGGTCGGTGAAATCGCCAAGGCCGCCAAGAACGCGGGAACTCCGATACGCATCGGGGTGAACGCCGGGTCGCTGGACAAACGTCTCCTGGAGAAATATGGCAAGGCGACGCCCGAGGCACTGGTGGAATCAGCGCTCTGGGAGGCGTCGCTGTTCGAAGAGCACAACTTCTACGACATTAAGATTTCGGTCAAGCACCACGACCCCGTGGTCATGGTCAAGGCCTACCAGCAACTGTCGGAGGCCTGTGACTACCCGCTGCACCTCGGGGTAACCGAAGCCGGACCGGCCTTCCAGGGGACGGTCAAATCCTCGGCCGCCTTCGGAGCTCTGCTCTCGCAAGGCATCGGGGACACGATTCGCGTCTCGTTGTCAGCGCCGCCGGCCGAGGAAGTCAAAGTCGGACTACAGATACTTGAATCGCTGGGCCTCCGTGAGCGCGGCCTGGAAATCGTATCCTGCCCGTCATGCGGCCGAGCCCAGGTCGACGTCTATAAGCTGGCCGAAGAAGTGACGGCGGGCCTCGAAGGCCTGCCAGTACCACTTCGGGTGGCGGTCATGGGCTGCGTTGTCAACGGTCCGGGCGAAGCACGTGACGCGGACTTGGGCGTGGCTTCCGGTAACGGGAAGGGACAGATCTTTGTGAAAGGTGAGGTCATTCGGACCGTTCCGGAGTCACAGATCGTGGAGACCCTGATCGAAGAAGCGGTCAAGATCGCCGACGAATACGGTGCTGACCTGCCAGACGAATTGAAGGAGCTGGCCGGACCCCAGGTCGACGTCCACTGA
- a CDS encoding dihydrofolate reductase family protein, translating into MFDDLPIYVFTTRDLPTSEHSSVRFLSGAVADHLPTLRKVAAGGDIWIVGGGNLAAQFLDAGALDELTVTVAPATLDGGTPLFPRRVEPDRLSLVTTQRFGQFARLSYRVSG; encoded by the coding sequence ATGTTCGACGACCTGCCGATTTATGTCTTCACGACCCGAGATCTGCCCACCTCGGAACACTCGTCGGTGCGTTTCCTGTCCGGAGCCGTCGCCGACCATCTCCCCACTCTGCGGAAAGTCGCCGCGGGAGGTGATATCTGGATCGTTGGCGGTGGAAACCTCGCCGCCCAGTTTCTTGACGCCGGTGCGCTGGACGAATTGACGGTGACAGTGGCCCCGGCCACGCTCGACGGTGGAACTCCGCTGTTTCCCCGACGCGTGGAGCCGGACCGGTTGAGTCTGGTAACCACTCAGCGCTTTGGCCAGTTTGCTCGACTGAGTTACCGCGTCTCCGGCTGA
- the map gene encoding type I methionyl aminopeptidase translates to MTTRAPLRPGKQTPQRQVPDAIVRPEYVGKPAPSPFTGSEVKDAETIEKMRESGRIAADALKAVEKAVAPGVTTDELDRVAHDYMVDHGAYPSTLGYRHYPKSACTSLNEVICHGIPDSTRLEDGDIVNVDITAYKNGVHGDNNATFTVGDVSAEASRLVEDTWVATMRGVKAVKPGRQLNTVGRVIETFAHKHDYGVVRQFTGHGIGTAFHSGLYVPHYDEPQLEVEIEVGMTFTIEPMINLGVPDHVMWDDGWTAVTRDGKWSAQFEHTLLVTDDGAEILTWPSEGLPAGTPVGREIPERLIPTA, encoded by the coding sequence ATGACTACACGAGCCCCATTGCGTCCGGGTAAACAGACACCGCAACGACAGGTTCCCGATGCGATTGTCCGCCCGGAATACGTCGGAAAACCCGCTCCAAGTCCCTTTACCGGATCAGAGGTGAAGGATGCGGAGACGATTGAAAAAATGCGAGAATCCGGTCGTATTGCGGCCGATGCGCTCAAAGCGGTGGAGAAGGCCGTAGCACCCGGTGTGACGACCGACGAGCTGGATCGCGTCGCGCACGACTATATGGTCGATCACGGTGCCTATCCTTCGACATTGGGATACCGGCACTATCCGAAATCGGCCTGTACGTCGCTCAATGAAGTAATCTGCCATGGAATCCCCGACTCCACCCGTCTGGAAGACGGCGATATCGTCAACGTCGACATCACCGCCTACAAAAACGGAGTACACGGCGACAACAACGCCACCTTTACCGTCGGTGACGTTTCCGCGGAGGCGAGTCGACTGGTGGAGGACACCTGGGTCGCGACGATGCGCGGGGTCAAGGCCGTCAAGCCGGGGCGGCAGCTGAACACCGTGGGGCGGGTCATCGAAACCTTCGCTCACAAGCATGATTACGGGGTCGTCCGCCAGTTCACCGGCCACGGCATTGGAACGGCGTTCCACTCCGGGCTCTACGTCCCTCACTATGACGAGCCTCAACTCGAGGTGGAGATCGAGGTGGGAATGACGTTCACCATCGAACCGATGATCAACCTGGGAGTTCCGGATCATGTGATGTGGGACGACGGTTGGACGGCGGTCACCCGTGACGGGAAATGGTCGGCTCAGTTTGAGCACACCCTCCTTGTCACCGACGACGGTGCCGAAATACTGACCTGGCCCAGTGAAGGGCTTCCTGCCGGTACGCCCGTTGGTCGGGAGATTCCTGAGCGCCTCATACCGACCGCTTAG
- a CDS encoding M50 family metallopeptidase, which produces MPAYITGVILFALAILISISLHEFGHLLTAKAFKIKASRYFVGFGPTIWSFQKGETEYGLKAIPLGGFVKIIGMTPDDEEEEGLDEKDKKRVFWRKPLWQRSIVLAAGSITHFILAFVILWVLISFVGIANPALAKSVENARDTATISVAECIPPDDATSDFTCSSTDEPTPARTAGLEDGDEITAVDGQNVSDWNSLLAVVGDLEPNEPTTVEVERDGERTTFDLTPYAAEVQTTDGSVEEVARLGVSVYVDPTIDPVMESGPVAGFADTVGYTGDMFQQTFIALKDLPKKIAPLWDSIFGGERGEDTPVSVVGASRLGGEMVEHDQWVMFFMLLVVLNYFIGVFNLLPLLPLDGGHIAIAWYEKARSWVATRFGKPDPGRVDYYKLMPLTYVVLIVLGGFMLLTITADIVNPITIFN; this is translated from the coding sequence TTGCCGGCATATATCACGGGAGTCATCCTTTTCGCTTTGGCCATCCTCATCTCGATCAGTCTCCACGAATTCGGGCACCTGCTGACGGCCAAGGCCTTCAAAATCAAGGCCAGCCGCTACTTCGTGGGCTTCGGCCCCACCATCTGGTCCTTTCAAAAGGGTGAAACCGAATACGGTCTCAAAGCGATTCCCCTCGGGGGTTTCGTCAAAATCATTGGGATGACGCCCGACGACGAGGAAGAAGAGGGCCTCGACGAAAAGGACAAAAAGCGGGTCTTCTGGCGTAAACCCCTCTGGCAACGTTCGATCGTCCTCGCCGCCGGATCCATCACCCACTTCATCCTGGCCTTCGTGATTCTCTGGGTACTGATTTCATTTGTCGGCATCGCCAACCCCGCTTTGGCGAAGTCCGTGGAAAACGCCCGCGACACGGCGACGATTTCGGTAGCCGAATGCATTCCTCCCGACGATGCGACCAGCGACTTTACCTGTTCCAGTACGGACGAACCGACGCCGGCCCGAACCGCCGGGTTGGAAGACGGCGATGAAATCACCGCCGTCGACGGCCAGAACGTCAGCGACTGGAATTCCCTCCTAGCCGTGGTCGGCGACCTCGAACCCAATGAACCCACCACGGTGGAAGTAGAACGGGACGGCGAGAGAACGACGTTCGACCTGACCCCGTACGCGGCAGAGGTACAAACCACCGACGGCTCCGTCGAAGAGGTGGCCCGCCTAGGCGTCAGCGTATACGTCGATCCCACGATCGATCCGGTCATGGAGAGCGGCCCCGTGGCGGGCTTTGCCGACACCGTCGGTTATACCGGCGACATGTTCCAGCAGACCTTCATCGCGTTGAAGGACCTGCCGAAGAAGATCGCTCCGCTCTGGGACTCGATCTTTGGTGGGGAACGCGGGGAGGACACCCCGGTCAGTGTCGTGGGGGCCTCCCGGCTGGGAGGCGAAATGGTGGAACACGATCAATGGGTGATGTTCTTCATGCTGCTGGTCGTGTTGAACTACTTCATAGGCGTGTTCAACCTACTTCCACTGCTACCGTTGGACGGTGGCCACATCGCCATCGCGTGGTATGAGAAGGCACGCTCGTGGGTCGCTACCCGATTCGGCAAACCCGACCCGGGGCGGGTGGATTACTACAAACTCATGCCGCTCACCTATGTCGTCTTGATCGTTCTCGGCGGTTTCATGCTGTTGACGATCACTGCCGACATAGTCAATCCGATTACGATTTTCAACTAG